A genome region from Paradevosia shaoguanensis includes the following:
- a CDS encoding DUF736 domain-containing protein, with amino-acid sequence MAEIGTFTRTETGYAGKLHSFGLRDKLFIVPAKPSDVKNAPDYRVRLDSEDGPDTGPAWKDSSENAGDFVSLRLEGPIFPFPIRAKLFQSNVDPSVWTLRWKHPRKVEDEE; translated from the coding sequence ATGGCAGAAATAGGCACCTTCACCCGCACCGAAACCGGCTATGCCGGGAAGCTACATTCGTTCGGCCTCCGCGATAAGCTGTTCATCGTTCCAGCCAAGCCGAGCGACGTGAAGAACGCGCCCGACTATCGCGTGCGTCTCGATAGCGAGGACGGCCCGGACACCGGCCCCGCATGGAAAGACTCCAGCGAAAATGCCGGCGACTTCGTGTCGTTGCGGCTGGAGGGACCGATCTTCCCGTTCCCGATCCGCGCCAAGCTGTTCCAGTCCAACGTCGATCCATCGGTCTGGACCCTGCGTTGGAAGCACCCCCGGAAAGTCGAGGACGAGGAATGA
- a CDS encoding lytic transglycosylase domain-containing protein, whose translation MTAARVRPAIRSKIVIPLFSEKPSHPSVPLGHRTAGARSEGQGRPSAGACALPLTAASTLAGWCRSGDRTAWHYAVLILAGALSVCAGSGVAVAQSAPIERPAAAHPYAAHIAEASQRFGIPEHWIVAVLRAESAGDVRAVSSAGAMGLMQVMPDTWAGLRVRYGLGRDPYDPRDNILAGTAYLREMFDRYGNVAAMLAAYNAGPGRYDEHLATGRTLPAETRAYVAALAPILGGAAATEPPSSAPPPPPDWREAPLFVMRPGDARAVAAPPSDARSGDGRATVPARDPVDAESRSDSIFVADASGSGTP comes from the coding sequence ATGACGGCCGCACGCGTGCGGCCCGCCATCCGGTCCAAGATCGTCATCCCTTTGTTCTCAGAAAAGCCGTCTCATCCCTCCGTCCCGCTCGGCCACCGGACGGCCGGCGCGCGCAGCGAAGGTCAGGGGCGGCCATCGGCCGGCGCTTGCGCCTTGCCCTTGACCGCAGCGAGCACGCTGGCAGGCTGGTGTCGAAGCGGAGACAGGACTGCATGGCATTATGCCGTCCTGATACTGGCCGGCGCGCTTTCCGTCTGCGCCGGATCGGGCGTCGCGGTCGCGCAATCCGCGCCCATCGAGCGCCCGGCTGCCGCCCATCCCTATGCGGCTCACATCGCCGAGGCGTCGCAGCGTTTCGGCATACCGGAGCATTGGATCGTCGCGGTGCTACGCGCCGAGAGCGCGGGCGATGTGCGCGCGGTTTCGTCGGCCGGCGCGATGGGATTGATGCAGGTGATGCCTGACACATGGGCGGGCCTGCGCGTCCGCTACGGCCTCGGCCGCGATCCCTACGACCCGCGCGACAACATCCTCGCAGGCACGGCCTACCTGCGCGAAATGTTCGACCGCTACGGCAATGTCGCGGCGATGCTGGCGGCCTACAATGCCGGTCCCGGCCGCTATGACGAACACCTTGCGACCGGCCGCACCCTGCCGGCCGAAACGCGGGCCTATGTCGCCGCGCTTGCGCCGATCCTCGGCGGCGCGGCTGCAACCGAGCCGCCGTCATCGGCACCGCCACCGCCGCCAGATTGGCGTGAGGCACCGCTGTTCGTCATGCGTCCGGGCGACGCGCGGGCTGTCGCCGCGCCGCCGTCCGACGCACGATCCGGCGACGGCCGCGCGACCGTTCCGGCGCGCGATCCCGTCGATGCGGAGTCACGGAGCGACAGCATTTTCGTCGCCGACGCGAGCGGTTCGGGAACGCCATGA
- a CDS encoding DUF3363 domain-containing protein, with amino-acid sequence MWLATEHAPAVWELSKDMEPALRELGERGDIIRTMQKALGPQGGERDPMSFQIHDGVPETRIFGRVVDKHLSDELGENLTIVVDGIDGWTHHIAGIAPERLEDARIGSIIEIGPAEVATRPSDHTITAIAEDGIYRPSRHLEQAKFEGRVPGGDYEGYVDAHVRRLEALRRAGIVERIDADQWSIPDDLVSRAAVYDAGRDRQASVRVLSPVNLEKQIGSDGATWLDRRLIHGETADLASVGFGQQVREAMDQRREHHIEQGDATRARNGRIFYRRSLLATLREREVARVGAEMAESKGLPFRAATDGENVSGKFTGTVQLSSGKFAVVEQSHEFTLVPWRPVIDRQLGREVMGVVQGGSVSWQLGRQRGLNI; translated from the coding sequence ATGTGGCTGGCGACCGAACACGCGCCCGCCGTTTGGGAATTGAGCAAGGACATGGAACCGGCCCTGCGCGAATTGGGCGAGCGCGGCGACATTATCCGCACCATGCAGAAGGCGCTCGGCCCGCAGGGTGGCGAACGCGATCCCATGAGCTTCCAAATCCATGACGGAGTGCCCGAGACGCGGATCTTTGGCCGCGTCGTGGATAAACATCTGTCCGACGAGCTAGGCGAGAACCTGACCATTGTGGTGGACGGCATCGACGGCTGGACGCACCACATCGCCGGTATCGCGCCCGAGCGGCTGGAGGATGCCCGCATCGGCAGCATCATCGAGATCGGCCCGGCCGAGGTGGCAACCCGGCCGTCCGACCACACCATCACGGCCATCGCCGAGGACGGCATCTATCGGCCAAGCCGCCATCTGGAGCAGGCGAAATTCGAGGGCCGCGTTCCGGGCGGCGACTATGAGGGCTATGTCGATGCCCATGTCCGCCGACTGGAGGCATTGCGCCGCGCCGGGATCGTCGAGCGCATCGACGCCGACCAATGGAGCATTCCCGATGATCTGGTCAGCCGCGCCGCCGTCTATGATGCCGGCCGTGACCGGCAGGCCAGCGTTCGCGTCCTTTCTCCTGTCAATCTGGAAAAGCAGATCGGATCGGACGGTGCGACATGGCTGGACCGGCGATTGATCCATGGCGAAACGGCCGACCTTGCGTCGGTCGGCTTCGGCCAGCAGGTGCGCGAGGCGATGGACCAGCGCCGCGAGCATCATATCGAACAGGGCGACGCCACCCGAGCGAGGAACGGCCGCATCTTCTATCGGCGCAGCCTTCTCGCTACCCTGCGCGAGCGCGAGGTTGCCCGCGTCGGCGCGGAGATGGCCGAGAGCAAGGGCCTGCCGTTCCGCGCCGCCACGGACGGCGAGAACGTCAGCGGCAAGTTCACCGGGACCGTGCAGCTTTCCAGCGGCAAGTTCGCCGTGGTCGAGCAATCCCATGAATTTACCCTTGTCCCGTGGCGGCCGGTCATCGACCGCCAGCTCGGCCGCGAGGTCATGGGCGTTGTGCAGGGCGGATCGGTGTCGTGGCAGTTGGGGCGGCAAAGAGGGCTAAACATCTAG
- a CDS encoding GNAT family N-acetyltransferase: MSNQNDTHGGLADRNFLAVLPISDGVVTIRAMSDADAEAYVAGTNDASVKHFAHLPLDEYTPQIVRDMIRGAIADGLRDGTLAVLTISDALSDSFLGSLVIFDVKPDDAEIGYWVAPEHRGRKVSGRALALAVEMARKLGLRKLRARTVQENPASERVLLNAGFEQVGEARPEIAPSGKTEMSVNYLIEV; the protein is encoded by the coding sequence ATGAGCAATCAAAACGATACCCATGGCGGTTTGGCAGATCGTAATTTCCTCGCCGTCTTGCCGATCTCAGATGGCGTGGTGACGATCAGAGCCATGTCGGATGCAGATGCGGAAGCATATGTCGCCGGGACGAACGATGCTTCGGTCAAGCACTTCGCTCACCTGCCGTTGGACGAATATACGCCGCAGATCGTTCGTGACATGATCCGGGGTGCGATTGCAGACGGATTGCGCGATGGAACCTTGGCCGTCCTGACAATCTCGGATGCACTCTCGGATTCGTTTCTCGGAAGTCTGGTGATCTTTGACGTGAAACCGGATGACGCGGAGATTGGCTATTGGGTCGCGCCGGAGCATCGTGGCCGAAAGGTATCGGGTCGCGCGCTCGCGCTGGCCGTGGAAATGGCCCGCAAGTTGGGCCTGAGAAAGCTCCGCGCTCGAACGGTTCAAGAAAACCCTGCATCGGAGCGGGTTCTTCTCAACGCGGGATTTGAACAGGTGGGTGAAGCCCGGCCAGAGATTGCTCCCTCCGGCAAGACCGAAATGAGCGTGAACTATCTCATCGAGGTTTGA
- a CDS encoding TetR/AcrR family transcriptional regulator, with product MTKNGPSQTERGSSTIWLKPAKRVRDVPALTRDRIVQAAVEILDMRGQDGLTIRKLAEHLNAGAASLYWHVETRDDVLELALDSVLGEIPLPTEPLKWDKELIRFLTEWRQTLLRHPWSTSLFGFRPLLGPNALVRSEHLRATLARAGLPKADVIHAGYTLSNFMLGSVATQVAWQAGDEAATRARVATFLRDHAAEYPALSSQIESEPDDWGESFSRGLGWIIRSFATS from the coding sequence ATGACTAAGAACGGACCATCGCAGACGGAGCGCGGTTCCTCGACGATTTGGCTGAAACCAGCCAAGCGAGTGCGCGACGTTCCCGCGCTGACGCGGGACCGCATCGTCCAAGCCGCTGTCGAGATTCTAGACATGCGGGGCCAAGACGGCCTGACGATCCGCAAACTGGCGGAACATCTGAACGCCGGTGCCGCATCCCTCTACTGGCATGTCGAGACACGCGACGATGTGCTTGAACTGGCACTGGACAGCGTTCTCGGTGAAATCCCTCTGCCAACAGAACCATTGAAATGGGACAAGGAGTTGATCCGCTTCCTAACAGAATGGCGGCAGACGCTTCTACGGCATCCTTGGTCAACCAGCCTGTTCGGCTTCCGGCCGCTGCTCGGTCCCAATGCCTTGGTCCGATCCGAACATCTTCGCGCAACCCTCGCAAGGGCGGGATTGCCGAAGGCCGACGTTATCCATGCGGGATACACATTATCGAACTTCATGCTCGGATCGGTCGCGACGCAAGTAGCGTGGCAAGCCGGCGACGAAGCTGCAACCCGTGCGCGCGTCGCCACTTTCCTTCGGGATCACGCGGCCGAATATCCAGCCCTTTCCTCGCAGATCGAGAGCGAACCCGATGATTGGGGCGAGAGCTTTTCGCGTGGGTTAGGCTGGATAATCCGTTCCTTCGCTACCTCATAG
- a CDS encoding LysR substrate-binding domain-containing protein: protein MRRRQQSTSLTDRQWGMPTALGSRIPLASLIQTLAVAEYLNFRHPANALGVAQSSVSARVKALEDDLGILLFERHARGVRLTEAGRHFVERIAAGIDQLDHAVKTAGMAAAGESGRLRIGIHALIPHSFLANLIGQYREDHPGVEVDMTEATAREAVMQLRADRLDVVFVAGKPELPDCHSRRIWTEPLLAVIPERHPLAERSAITWADLEGETFLVRHGGTGPQVHSHIVLRHAGHWPALSILRFDVGRGALLSMVGQGFGITIVGAATSLLPTSGIVFLPFADEPEPVAFSAVWSPSNRSAALKNLLTLASHMVRIARTD, encoded by the coding sequence ATGCGACGGCGGCAACAGTCAACATCACTGACCGACCGCCAATGGGGGATGCCGACCGCGCTTGGATCGCGTATTCCCCTTGCCTCGCTCATCCAGACGCTTGCCGTCGCCGAATATCTCAACTTTCGACACCCCGCCAATGCGCTCGGTGTGGCGCAATCCAGCGTCAGCGCCCGCGTGAAGGCGCTGGAGGACGATCTTGGCATCCTCCTGTTCGAGCGCCATGCGCGCGGCGTTCGCCTGACAGAAGCCGGACGCCATTTTGTCGAGCGGATCGCGGCCGGCATCGACCAACTTGACCATGCCGTGAAGACCGCCGGCATGGCGGCAGCCGGCGAAAGCGGTCGGCTTCGCATCGGTATCCATGCCCTGATTCCACACAGCTTCCTCGCAAACTTGATCGGCCAATACCGCGAAGACCACCCCGGCGTTGAAGTCGACATGACCGAAGCCACGGCCCGCGAAGCGGTGATGCAGCTTCGCGCCGACCGGCTGGACGTGGTATTCGTCGCCGGGAAGCCCGAATTGCCCGACTGCCATTCCCGGCGCATATGGACCGAACCGCTCTTGGCGGTGATACCAGAGCGGCATCCGCTCGCCGAACGGTCGGCCATCACATGGGCCGATCTGGAGGGCGAGACGTTCCTTGTCCGGCATGGCGGCACCGGCCCGCAGGTTCATAGCCATATCGTTCTGCGCCATGCCGGGCACTGGCCTGCGCTGTCGATCCTGCGCTTCGACGTTGGGCGCGGCGCGCTCCTATCCATGGTCGGACAGGGCTTCGGCATCACCATCGTCGGGGCGGCCACCTCGCTATTGCCTACGTCCGGCATTGTCTTCCTGCCCTTCGCGGACGAGCCGGAGCCGGTCGCCTTCTCGGCTGTTTGGTCGCCGTCCAACCGCAGCGCGGCGTTGAAAAATCTGCTCACCCTTGCCAGCCACATGGTGCGGATCGCCCGCACCGACTAA
- the tetR(G) gene encoding tetracycline resistance transcriptional repressor TetR encodes MTKLDKGTVIAAALELLNEVGMDNLTTRKLAERLKVQQPALYWHFQNKRALLDGLAEAMLTERHTRSLPKENEDWRVYLKENALSFRMALLSYRDGARVHAGTRPTEPNFGTAETQIRFLCAAGFSPKRAVWTLRAVSHYVVGSVLEQQASDADERISDRPDVSEQAPSSFLHDLFHELETDGMDAAFNFGLDSLIAGFERLRSSTTD; translated from the coding sequence ATGACCAAACTGGACAAAGGCACCGTGATCGCAGCGGCGCTGGAGCTGTTGAACGAGGTTGGCATGGACAACCTGACGACGCGAAAGCTCGCTGAACGCCTCAAGGTTCAGCAGCCTGCGCTTTACTGGCATTTCCAGAACAAGCGCGCGCTGCTTGACGGACTGGCCGAGGCGATGCTGACGGAACGCCACACCCGGTCCCTACCCAAGGAAAACGAGGACTGGCGGGTGTACCTGAAAGAAAACGCCCTGAGTTTCAGAATGGCGTTGCTCTCTTATCGCGACGGCGCGCGTGTCCATGCCGGCACTCGACCGACAGAACCGAATTTTGGCACCGCCGAGACACAAATACGCTTTCTCTGCGCGGCGGGCTTTAGCCCGAAGCGCGCCGTTTGGACGCTCCGGGCGGTCAGTCACTATGTGGTCGGTTCCGTTCTCGAACAGCAGGCATCTGATGCCGATGAGAGAATTTCGGACAGGCCAGATGTGTCCGAGCAAGCACCGTCCTCCTTCCTGCACGATCTGTTTCACGAGTTGGAAACAGACGGCATGGATGCTGCGTTCAACTTCGGACTCGACAGCCTCATCGCTGGTTTCGAGCGGCTGCGTTCATCTACAACAGATTAG
- the tet(G) gene encoding tetracycline efflux MFS transporter Tet(G) → MRSSAIIALLIVGLDAMGLGLIMPVLPTLLRELVPVEQVAGHYGALLSLYALMQVIFAPVLGQFSDAYGRRPVLLASLAGAAVDYTIMALAPVLWVLYIGRLVSGVTGATGAVAASTIADSTGEGSRARWFGYMGACYGAGMIAGPALGGMLGGISAHTPFIAAALLNGFAFLLACIFLKETHHSHGGTGKPVRIKPFVLFQLDDTLRGLAALFAVFFIIQLIGQVPAALWVIYGEDRFQWDTTTVGLSLAAFGATHAIFQAFVTGPLSSRLGERRTLLFGMAADATGFILLAFATQGWMVFPILLLLAAGGVGMPALQAMLSNNVSSNKQGALQGTLTSLTNLSSIAGPLGFTALYSATIGAWNGWVWIVGAILYLICLPILRRPFATSL, encoded by the coding sequence GTGCGCAGCTCTGCCATCATTGCCCTGCTGATCGTCGGTCTCGACGCCATGGGACTCGGCCTCATCATGCCGGTCCTTCCGACGCTTCTGCGCGAGCTTGTGCCGGTGGAGCAGGTCGCTGGTCACTATGGTGCTTTGCTGTCGCTCTATGCGTTGATGCAGGTCATCTTCGCGCCCGTGCTTGGACAATTTTCAGATGCTTACGGTCGGCGTCCGGTGCTTCTGGCTTCTCTTGCGGGAGCCGCAGTCGATTACACGATTATGGCATTAGCGCCGGTCTTATGGGTTCTCTATATCGGCCGACTCGTTTCTGGCGTCACGGGAGCAACCGGGGCCGTAGCTGCCTCAACCATTGCCGATTCGACGGGGGAAGGTTCTCGCGCACGCTGGTTCGGCTACATGGGGGCCTGTTATGGAGCAGGCATGATTGCCGGGCCAGCACTTGGTGGCATGCTCGGTGGTATTTCTGCCCATACTCCGTTTATCGCCGCTGCCCTTCTCAACGGCTTCGCGTTCCTGCTTGCCTGCATTTTTCTCAAGGAGACTCATCACAGCCATGGCGGGACCGGAAAGCCGGTTCGCATCAAACCATTCGTTCTGTTCCAGCTGGATGATACATTGCGCGGGCTAGCTGCGCTTTTCGCAGTTTTCTTCATTATTCAACTGATCGGCCAAGTGCCTGCGGCCCTATGGGTCATCTATGGCGAGGACCGTTTTCAGTGGGACACCACGACTGTTGGTTTGTCGCTTGCGGCGTTTGGAGCAACACATGCGATCTTCCAAGCGTTTGTTACCGGCCCGCTTTCAAGCCGGCTTGGAGAGCGGCGCACGCTACTCTTTGGCATGGCTGCGGATGCGACTGGCTTCATTCTTCTGGCTTTTGCCACGCAGGGATGGATGGTGTTCCCGATTTTGTTGCTGCTTGCCGCCGGAGGTGTTGGCATGCCGGCCTTGCAGGCAATGCTTTCAAACAATGTCAGCAGTAACAAGCAAGGAGCTTTACAGGGAACGCTTACAAGCCTCACCAATCTAAGCTCTATCGCGGGACCGCTTGGCTTCACGGCACTCTATTCTGCCACCATAGGAGCATGGAACGGTTGGGTTTGGATTGTCGGCGCGATTCTCTATTTAATATGTCTGCCAATACTACGCAGACCTTTCGCAACTTCATTGTGA
- a CDS encoding LysR family transcriptional regulator, which produces MMTLVHTLAVAEYLNFRHAANALGVAQSSVSARVKALEEDLGILLFERHARGVRLTEAGRHFVERIAAGIDQLDHAVKTAGMAAAGESGRLRIGIHALIPRSFLANLIGQYREDHPGVEVEITEGTARDAVMQLRADRLDVVFVAGTPELPDCHSRHIWTEPLLAVLPERHPFAERSAVTWADLAGETFLVRHGGTGPQVHSHIVLRHAGLWPAPSILRFDVGRGALLSMVGQGFGITIVSAATALLPSTGIVFLPFADEPEPVAFSAVWSPSNRSAALRNLLSLANDMDRQVCTNSVLPRIARA; this is translated from the coding sequence ATGATGACCTTAGTTCACACTCTCGCCGTCGCCGAATATCTGAACTTCCGCCACGCCGCCAATGCGCTCGGCGTGGCGCAATCCAGCGTCAGCGCCCGCGTGAAGGCGCTGGAAGAAGACCTTGGCATCCTTCTGTTCGAGCGCCATGCGCGGGGTGTTCGGTTGACCGAGGCCGGACGCCACTTCGTCGAGCGGATCGCGGCCGGCATCGACCAACTCGACCATGCGGTGAAGACCGCCGGCATGGCGGCAGCCGGAGAAAGCGGCCGGCTTCGCATCGGTATCCATGCCCTGATCCCTCGCAGCTTCCTCGCAAACTTGATCGGCCAATACCGCGAAGACCACCCCGGCGTTGAAGTCGAAATCACCGAAGGCACGGCCCGCGATGCGGTCATGCAGCTTCGCGCCGACCGGCTGGACGTGGTGTTCGTGGCCGGCACGCCCGAGCTGCCCGACTGCCATTCCCGCCACATATGGACCGAACCGCTCTTGGCGGTGTTACCGGAGCGGCATCCGTTCGCCGAGCGGTCGGCCGTTACATGGGCCGATCTGGCGGGCGAGACGTTCCTTGTTCGGCATGGCGGCACTGGCCCGCAAGTTCATAGCCATATCGTGCTGCGCCATGCCGGACTCTGGCCCGCGCCGTCGATCCTGCGCTTCGACGTGGGGCGCGGCGCGCTGCTGTCCATGGTCGGACAGGGCTTCGGCATCACCATCGTCAGTGCGGCCACGGCGCTGTTGCCGTCAACCGGCATTGTCTTCTTGCCCTTCGCCGACGAGCCGGAGCCGGTCGCCTTCTCGGCTGTCTGGTCGCCGTCCAACCGCAGCGCGGCGCTTCGCAACCTCCTCAGCCTCGCCAACGACATGGACCGGCAGGTCTGCACGAATTCAGTACTGCCACGGATAGCGAGGGCGTGA